Proteins found in one Paenibacillus dendritiformis genomic segment:
- the acsA gene encoding acetate--CoA ligase, whose product MSNVQGEIITPSATSPNLKNYEEAVANFNWESVEQNFSWAETGRINMAYEAIDRHVDQGRGDKVALLYSDAQRDESYTFADLKRKSNQFANVLRSLGIQKGERVFIFMPRTPELYVSVFGILKAGAVVGPLFEAFMETAVKDRLQDSAAAAIVTTPALAHRVPRAELPELKHVILVGEDVNTEDGYIDFFAEMAEASEEAEMEWLGREDGLIMHYTSGSTGKPKGVYHVQNAMIQHYHTGNVVLDLKEDDVYWCTADPGWVTGTSYGIFAPWLHGVTNVIRGGRFSPQDWYNTIQKYKVTVWYSAPTAFRMLMSAGNDVIAQYDLSSLRHVMSVGEPLNPEVVRWGMKVYGQRIHDTWWMTETGGQLICNYPAMALKPGSMGRPVPGVEASIIDDQGNELPPYRMGNLAIRTPWPSMMRQVWNNPAKFEEYFRVDGWYISGDSAYRDEDGYFWFQGRIDDVINTSGERVGPFEVESKLVEHPAVAEAGVIGKPDPVRGEIIKAFISLREGYSPSDELKADISRYVKENLSAHAAPREIEFKDKLPKTRSGKIMRRVLKAWELNLPTGDLSTIED is encoded by the coding sequence ATGAGTAACGTGCAAGGAGAAATCATTACACCATCAGCAACAAGCCCGAACTTGAAAAATTACGAAGAGGCGGTTGCCAACTTCAACTGGGAGAGCGTGGAGCAGAATTTCTCCTGGGCGGAGACGGGCCGGATCAATATGGCTTACGAGGCGATTGACCGCCATGTCGATCAGGGCCGCGGGGATAAGGTGGCTCTGCTCTATAGCGATGCGCAGCGTGATGAATCATATACGTTCGCGGACCTGAAGCGCAAGTCCAATCAATTCGCCAATGTGCTTCGCTCACTCGGCATTCAGAAGGGCGAGCGGGTCTTTATTTTTATGCCGCGCACACCGGAGCTCTATGTCAGCGTGTTCGGCATCCTGAAGGCGGGAGCGGTTGTCGGCCCGCTGTTCGAAGCGTTCATGGAGACGGCGGTCAAGGATCGCTTGCAGGACAGCGCAGCTGCAGCGATCGTGACGACGCCGGCGCTGGCCCACCGGGTGCCGCGCGCGGAGCTTCCGGAGCTAAAGCATGTCATTCTCGTCGGCGAAGACGTGAATACGGAGGATGGCTATATCGATTTCTTCGCCGAGATGGCGGAAGCGTCCGAGGAAGCCGAGATGGAATGGCTGGGCCGCGAAGACGGCCTCATTATGCACTATACATCCGGGTCGACCGGGAAGCCGAAGGGCGTCTATCATGTTCAAAATGCAATGATCCAACATTATCATACAGGCAATGTCGTGCTAGATTTGAAGGAAGACGACGTATACTGGTGCACGGCCGATCCAGGCTGGGTAACAGGCACATCGTACGGCATATTTGCGCCGTGGCTGCACGGCGTAACGAATGTGATCCGCGGCGGACGGTTCAGCCCGCAGGATTGGTACAACACGATTCAGAAATATAAAGTCACGGTATGGTACAGCGCGCCGACCGCGTTCCGCATGCTGATGAGCGCAGGGAACGATGTCATCGCCCAATACGATCTGTCCAGCCTCCGGCATGTCATGTCCGTCGGCGAGCCGCTCAATCCGGAAGTCGTTCGTTGGGGCATGAAAGTATACGGTCAGCGCATTCATGATACGTGGTGGATGACGGAGACGGGCGGACAGCTGATTTGCAATTATCCGGCGATGGCGCTGAAGCCCGGATCGATGGGACGTCCGGTGCCGGGCGTAGAAGCTTCGATTATCGATGATCAGGGGAACGAGCTGCCGCCATACCGGATGGGGAATCTGGCTATCCGTACGCCATGGCCTTCGATGATGCGCCAAGTATGGAACAATCCGGCCAAGTTCGAGGAGTATTTCCGCGTTGACGGATGGTATATTTCAGGCGACTCGGCCTATCGGGACGAGGATGGTTATTTCTGGTTCCAGGGACGGATCGACGACGTCATCAATACGTCAGGCGAGCGGGTCGGGCCGTTCGAGGTCGAGAGCAAGCTGGTGGAGCATCCGGCTGTCGCGGAAGCCGGGGTCATCGGCAAGCCGGATCCGGTACGCGGCGAGATCATTAAGGCGTTCATCTCTTTGCGGGAAGGATACAGCCCGTCGGATGAGCTGAAGGCCGATATTTCCAGATACGTGAAGGAGAACTTGTCCGCGCATGCAGCGCCGCGTGAGATTGAATTCAAGGATAAGCTGCCGAAGACCCGTTCAGGGAAAATTATGCGCCGTGTCTTGAAGGCATGGGAACTGAATCTGCCGACAGGCGATTTATCGACAATCGAAGACTGA
- a CDS encoding transglycosylase domain-containing protein — MVDEKLTEKDDKPRPKKSVGRRIWTVTKWLMLLGILCCLFVGGAGIGYVTSLVKDEPIRSREYIEQKIQENAFTGFVYFNDGSPIGQLRTDEDRRPVTMDEIPQTVIDALIATEDNRFFEHMGIDIRGLSRAVMQKVLNKPVQTGGSTLTQQLARQVFLTLDRTDSRKAKEIFLSLRIERMLSKEEILTAYLNKVSFGNGSSGYNLYGIKAAAKGIFNIDKLDKLNIAQSAYLAGLPQLPSAYSAFTGKGEVNEEGIERAIKRQKLVLKRMLEEHKITQQQYDEALAFDIRGSIAKPNAKAYAIYPYLMLEAERAAAEVLVLQKYPEFTRADLRKRENAELLQNAREQLLHGGYKVYTTIDKKIYKAMKNVANDASNFSPYSETKGLEQVAAMMIDHHTGAVLGMIEGRDFYEEQMNFATQMLRQPGSTMKPLAAYLPALDQGLIQPASILDDAPMVLKDGSKGYHIPGNANMRYQGLVTARKALNESLNLPALKIYIEKLGVKQALDFLQKLGITTIQPEDYYAQTGVIGGLRYGVTVEEITNAFGVIANGGKYNDPYMIAKIVDSNGKIIYQHKVDPKPVVSEQSAYLMTDMMKTVITDPRGTGRRVQWEFDLFGQVEVAAKTGSTQNYADTWFIGYTPDVTMGVWVGYDQQIHVLNRDAYSRSTEIWSKVMNEVNKLKPEVFETKKFSQPEGIVRMTVSGLSGKLPNELTKQAGRYVTDLFNRKFVPTETEDALQRMKYITYDGVNYIPQDTTPDDMTREKVVMKREKPIQELIEELKQALNHLSSSSQRRSLSSYLPEDANTDAPAKVDPRKDDGKAPSPPSGVSLEELGDTALRISFSRNGEADVVGYRLYRSLDGGPFKREEGTVLTGEETQFKTYFSNSHQYAYYVTAVDVAGNESAPSQTVTLGGANVEPDPDGSGTDSPDAQNPGDGSAGEDGQDEGTETDAPDEADSPPGTPGNPQASLTEMGLKLTWSASSNNPSEYVIYYSSDGGSYERIGTTPTAQFELITISPAGWYRVTAVNSAGESSPTSAVQVKNP; from the coding sequence ATGGTAGATGAGAAACTGACGGAAAAGGACGATAAACCGAGGCCAAAAAAGTCGGTTGGACGTCGAATCTGGACCGTCACGAAGTGGCTCATGCTGCTCGGTATTCTATGTTGCTTATTCGTAGGCGGTGCTGGCATCGGCTACGTCACTTCCCTCGTGAAGGATGAACCGATTCGTTCCCGGGAATACATCGAGCAGAAGATTCAAGAAAATGCATTCACAGGTTTTGTATATTTTAATGACGGCTCTCCTATCGGCCAGCTTCGCACCGATGAAGACAGACGGCCGGTAACCATGGATGAGATTCCGCAGACCGTTATCGACGCGCTTATCGCAACGGAAGACAACCGTTTTTTCGAGCATATGGGCATTGATATCCGGGGGCTGTCCCGGGCTGTTATGCAAAAAGTGCTGAATAAGCCGGTGCAGACAGGCGGGAGCACCTTGACCCAGCAGTTGGCGAGACAAGTGTTTTTGACCTTGGATCGGACCGACAGCCGGAAAGCCAAAGAGATTTTTCTCTCCCTGCGCATCGAGCGCATGCTGTCGAAGGAAGAAATATTGACCGCTTACTTGAACAAGGTCTCGTTCGGGAACGGCTCGAGCGGGTACAATCTGTACGGCATCAAGGCAGCGGCCAAAGGAATCTTCAATATCGACAAGCTTGATAAGCTGAATATCGCCCAATCGGCGTATTTGGCCGGTCTTCCCCAGCTCCCTTCCGCCTATTCCGCGTTCACGGGCAAGGGAGAAGTCAATGAGGAAGGCATCGAGAGAGCCATCAAGCGCCAGAAGCTAGTACTGAAACGCATGCTCGAAGAGCATAAAATTACGCAGCAGCAATATGACGAAGCATTGGCATTTGACATCCGGGGCTCCATCGCCAAGCCAAATGCGAAGGCATATGCGATTTATCCATACCTGATGCTGGAAGCCGAGCGGGCTGCCGCTGAAGTGCTTGTCCTGCAGAAATACCCGGAATTCACGAGGGCCGATCTGCGCAAGCGCGAGAATGCGGAATTGCTGCAGAACGCCCGGGAGCAACTGCTCCACGGCGGGTACAAAGTCTATACCACGATTGACAAGAAGATTTACAAGGCCATGAAAAATGTAGCCAATGACGCGAGCAACTTCTCTCCGTACAGCGAGACGAAGGGCTTGGAGCAAGTCGCTGCGATGATGATCGATCATCATACCGGGGCAGTCCTCGGCATGATCGAAGGCCGGGATTTCTATGAGGAGCAGATGAACTTCGCCACGCAGATGTTGCGCCAGCCGGGTTCGACGATGAAGCCGTTAGCCGCATATTTGCCAGCTCTGGATCAAGGCTTGATTCAGCCGGCCTCGATACTGGATGACGCGCCGATGGTACTGAAGGACGGTTCCAAGGGCTACCATATTCCCGGCAACGCGAATATGAGATACCAGGGGCTCGTTACCGCGAGAAAGGCGCTGAATGAATCGCTTAACTTGCCGGCGCTCAAGATCTACATAGAGAAGCTGGGTGTCAAGCAGGCGCTTGACTTCCTCCAGAAGCTCGGCATTACGACGATTCAGCCGGAAGATTATTACGCCCAGACCGGGGTTATCGGCGGCCTTCGCTATGGCGTTACCGTGGAAGAGATCACCAACGCCTTCGGCGTTATCGCCAACGGCGGGAAGTATAACGATCCGTACATGATAGCCAAGATCGTCGATTCGAACGGCAAAATCATATATCAGCACAAAGTCGATCCGAAGCCGGTCGTGTCCGAGCAGAGCGCGTATTTGATGACGGATATGATGAAAACCGTCATTACCGATCCTCGCGGTACCGGACGCCGGGTGCAGTGGGAGTTCGATCTGTTCGGCCAAGTGGAAGTGGCCGCCAAGACTGGTTCGACCCAGAACTATGCCGACACCTGGTTCATCGGCTACACGCCGGATGTGACGATGGGCGTATGGGTCGGATATGACCAGCAGATTCACGTATTGAATCGGGACGCCTATTCCCGTTCCACGGAGATCTGGTCCAAAGTAATGAACGAAGTGAACAAATTGAAGCCGGAAGTGTTCGAGACGAAGAAGTTCAGCCAGCCTGAAGGCATTGTGCGGATGACCGTCTCCGGATTGAGCGGGAAGCTTCCGAACGAGCTGACGAAGCAGGCCGGCCGCTACGTAACGGATTTGTTCAATCGGAAATTCGTGCCGACAGAGACGGAAGATGCGCTGCAGAGGATGAAATACATCACGTATGACGGCGTCAACTATATCCCGCAAGATACGACGCCTGACGATATGACCCGCGAGAAAGTGGTCATGAAGCGCGAGAAGCCGATTCAAGAGCTGATCGAGGAGCTGAAGCAAGCGCTGAACCATCTGTCTTCGAGCAGCCAGCGGCGCTCGCTGTCCTCCTATTTACCGGAGGACGCCAATACCGACGCGCCTGCGAAGGTCGATCCGCGCAAGGACGACGGCAAGGCGCCATCGCCGCCGTCCGGCGTAAGTCTGGAGGAATTGGGCGATACGGCGCTGCGCATTTCGTTCTCGCGGAACGGTGAAGCGGATGTCGTCGGTTATCGTCTGTACCGCTCCTTGGATGGCGGTCCGTTCAAGCGGGAAGAAGGAACGGTGCTGACGGGAGAAGAGACTCAATTCAAGACGTATTTCTCCAATTCGCATCAGTATGCTTACTATGTAACGGCGGTCGATGTGGCCGGCAATGAATCGGCCCCATCTCAGACCGTGACGCTGGGAGGCGCTAACGTGGAGCCTGATCCGGATGGTTCCGGCACTGACAGCCCGGATGCGCAGAACCCCGGAGACGGCAGCGCGGGCGAGGACGGACAGGATGAAGGAACGGAGACGGATGCTCCGGACGAGGCAGACAGCCCGCCGGGCACGCCGGGCAATCCGCAAGCTTCCTTGACGGAAATGGGCTTGAAGCTGACCTGGAGCGCCTCGTCCAACAATCCGAGCGAGTATGTGATTTACTACAGCTCCGACGGTGGATCGTATGAACGCATCGGCACTACGCCGACGGCACAGTTCGAGCTGATCACGATCTCGCCAGCAGGATGGTACCGGGTCACGGCCGTGAACAGCGCCGGAGAATCGAGCCCGACCTCCGCCGTTCAAGTCAAAAATCCATAA
- a CDS encoding IS110 family transposase, producing the protein MDAVRECCCGLDVHQKTVVACILYGDLESKPKKVIESFGTTTTELLRLQDWLNAHECKEVAMESTGVLWKPVWNILESSCHLVLANAKQIKNTPGRKTDKKDAEWIAQLHRCGLIQPSVVLPQHLRDLRDLTRYRLRIVVTIASEENGIHKILQDGNIKLTSFMSDLFGVSGRLLLEKLMDGEVLVEDDVRELVKTKLKTKVPQLVEALNGQLRRHHRVMMRAHWKHLLFEEAELQEIESLIDEQLEPYRKEIECLDSIPGIDKSCASAIFAEMGPDIATRFPTVEQFTSWAGVSPGNNESAGRKKSRKCLQGNKYLKRSITQAAWANYRSRNRIGEHFRRIRKRRGEKTASVATGHLLIKIIYAMMKEGTPYKEIDMQVRMSKQRTANFYVKKLQELGFALQLTENETS; encoded by the coding sequence ATGGATGCCGTACGCGAATGCTGTTGCGGATTAGATGTCCATCAAAAAACGGTAGTTGCCTGTATCCTTTACGGGGATTTAGAATCCAAGCCCAAGAAAGTCATCGAAAGCTTTGGAACAACGACTACCGAACTACTCCGACTTCAAGACTGGCTTAACGCACATGAGTGTAAAGAAGTAGCCATGGAGAGCACAGGTGTGCTGTGGAAACCGGTATGGAATATTTTGGAGTCTAGCTGCCATTTAGTGTTGGCTAACGCTAAACAAATCAAGAATACACCAGGGCGTAAGACAGACAAGAAAGATGCGGAGTGGATTGCACAACTTCATCGTTGTGGTCTCATTCAACCAAGCGTGGTGTTGCCGCAGCATTTGCGGGATTTACGAGATCTAACGAGGTATCGTCTGAGAATCGTGGTGACCATTGCTTCTGAGGAGAATGGTATCCATAAAATTCTTCAAGACGGAAACATCAAGCTTACGAGTTTTATGAGCGATTTGTTCGGCGTATCCGGGCGTCTGCTTCTGGAAAAGCTCATGGACGGAGAAGTGCTCGTAGAAGATGACGTACGCGAACTTGTCAAAACCAAGCTAAAAACAAAAGTGCCTCAGTTAGTTGAAGCTCTGAATGGTCAGCTACGGCGACATCATCGTGTTATGATGCGTGCACACTGGAAGCACCTGCTGTTCGAGGAAGCAGAACTGCAAGAAATTGAATCATTAATCGACGAACAGCTTGAGCCTTATCGAAAAGAGATTGAGTGTTTAGACAGCATTCCCGGAATTGACAAGTCTTGCGCTTCCGCTATATTTGCAGAAATGGGGCCGGATATCGCCACGCGTTTTCCCACGGTCGAGCAATTCACCTCATGGGCAGGGGTATCTCCAGGTAATAATGAGAGCGCGGGGCGCAAGAAAAGCCGGAAATGCCTGCAAGGGAACAAGTATCTGAAACGTAGCATAACGCAAGCGGCATGGGCAAATTACAGGTCAAGGAATCGAATAGGTGAGCACTTTAGACGGATACGGAAACGACGAGGCGAAAAAACAGCAAGCGTAGCAACCGGACATCTCTTAATTAAGATCATTTATGCCATGATGAAAGAAGGAACGCCATACAAAGAAATAGACATGCAGGTACGCATGTCTAAACAAAGAACAGCTAATTTTTACGTAAAGAAACTCCAAGAGCTGGGCTTTGCACTTCAACTAACTGAAAACGAAACAAGCTAA
- the rpsD gene encoding 30S ribosomal protein S4: MARYTGPKFKLSRRLGISLSGTGKELKNRAYPPGQHGPGMRKKLSGYAIQLQEKQKLRHMYGLGEKQFRTLFDRAAKMQGIAGENFMFLLESRLDNLVYRLGFSNSRAGARQLVAHGHVTVNGKKVDIPSYIVTPGDVIGLRERSRSLKVIKEAMEGRHHLPNYLEFNEAALEGKFIRLPERGELSQEIDEKQIVEFYSR; the protein is encoded by the coding sequence ATGGCACGTTACACAGGTCCTAAGTTCAAATTGAGCCGCCGTCTTGGCATTTCTCTGAGCGGCACAGGCAAAGAATTGAAAAACCGCGCTTATCCTCCAGGACAACATGGTCCGGGAATGCGCAAAAAATTGAGCGGCTACGCTATTCAATTGCAAGAGAAGCAAAAGCTTCGCCACATGTACGGCTTGGGCGAGAAGCAATTCCGCACCTTGTTCGATCGTGCAGCGAAAATGCAAGGCATCGCCGGTGAGAACTTCATGTTCCTGCTGGAGAGCCGTCTGGACAACCTGGTTTACCGCCTCGGGTTCTCGAACTCCCGTGCAGGCGCGCGCCAATTGGTTGCTCATGGCCACGTTACGGTGAATGGCAAGAAAGTCGACATCCCATCCTACATTGTTACTCCAGGCGACGTTATCGGTCTTCGCGAGAGAAGCCGCAGCCTGAAAGTAATCAAAGAAGCGATGGAAGGCCGTCATCACCTTCCGAACTACTTGGAATTCAACGAAGCTGCTCTTGAAGGCAAGTTCATCCGCCTGCCAGAGCGCGGAGAATTGTCCCAAGAGATCGACGAGAAGCAAATCGTCGAGTTTTACAGCCGTTAA